Proteins encoded together in one Salmo trutta chromosome 3, fSalTru1.1, whole genome shotgun sequence window:
- the btk gene encoding tyrosine-protein kinase BTK isoform X1 gives MSDNLLEEIFIKRSQQKKKTSPLNFKERLFILTQDKIAYYDYDLDKGKKKGLKGTVCIDKIKCVGTVQPEPSAPAERQYPFQIIYDEGPLYIFAKSDEVRKQWIHKLKHVVRFNKDLMQKYHPCFWMDGMWQCCQQEVKQAMGCRVLENKNVGVSKGSRRQSRKPLPPTPEEEKPLRPLPPQPPEEPALTTGMTVVAEYEYTPSTPQDLELRKDEEYIILEMSDSNWWRARDKYGKEGYIPSNYVVEAGNELEKFDWYCKSMNRSQAEELLKTENKDGGFLVRDSSKAGKYTVSVFTKGGETAGNCRHYNICTTQQGQFYLAEKHNFSSIPDLINYHQHNAAGMVSRLKYIVSSCAKNAPSTAGLGYGVWEIDPRHLTFIKELGNGQFGVVKYGKWQGQHDVAIKMIKEGSMSEDDFIEEAKVMMKLRHENLVQLYGVCTKQRPIYIVTEFLSNGCLLSYLREGLKQHPSPIQLLEMCKDVTEGMAYLEAQQYIHRDLAARNCLVDTNGTIKVTDFGLSRYVLDDEYTSSAGSKFPVRWSPPEVLLYCKFSSKSDIWAYGVLMWEVYTLGRLPYERLNNNEIVEQVSRGHRLYRPQLANDRVYTIMTSCWLDKADERPTFQELSVTVQDLLYELQ, from the exons ATGTCAGACAATCTCTTGGAAGAGATCTTTATAAAACGCTCCCAGCAGAAGAAGAAGACCTCCCCTTTAAACTTCAAAGAGAGGCTATTCATCCTCACACAGGACAAGATCGCCTACTACGACTATGATCTGGACAAAGGG AAAAAGAAGGGGTTGAAAGGCACCGTGTGCATCGATAAGATCAAGTGTGTGGGGACAGTACAGCCGGAGCCCAGTGCCCCCGCGGAGCGCCAGTACCCGTTCCAG ATAATCTACGATGAGGGCCCACTTTACATATTCGCCAAGAGCGACGAGGTCCGAAAGCAGTGGATCCACAAGCTGAAGCATG TGGTGCGTTTCAACAAGGACCTGATGCAGAAGTACCACCCATGCTTCTGGATGGATGGCATGTGGCAGTGCTGCCAGCAGGAAGTCAAACAAGCCATGGGCTGCAGGGTGCTGGAGAACAAGAATGTAG GGGTTTCAAAGGGGTCTCGGAGGCAATCCAGAAAACCCCTTCCACCTACGCCAGAAGAG GAGAAACCTTTGAGGCCTTTACCTCCACAGCCTCCCGAGGAGCCTGCGCTCACCACAGGCATGACAGTGGTCGCTGAGTACGAGTACACACCCTCCACGCCCCAGGATCTGGAGCTGAGGAAGGATGAGGAGTACATAATTCTGGAGATGTCTGACTCCAACTGGTGGAGGGCCAGGGACAAATATgg CAAGGAGGGATACATTCCCAGTAATTACGTTGTGGAGGCTGGAAATGAACTGGAAAAGTTTGA CTGGTACTGCAAGAGCATGAACCGTAGCCAGGCAGAGGAGCTGTTGAAGACAGAG AACAAAGATGGTGGTTTCTTAGTACGAGACTCAAGCAAAGCTGGGAAGTACACCGTTTCTGTGTTCACCAAGGGCGG GGAGACTGCGGGTAACTGCAGACACTACAACATCTGCACGACCCAACAAGGCCAGTTCTACTTGGCAGAGAAGCACAATTTCAGCAGCATCCCAGACCTCATTAACTACCACCAGCACAATGCAGCAG GTATGGTCAGCAGGCTGAAATACATTGTGTCAAGTTGTGCAAAAAATGCCCCTTCCACAGCAGGGCTTGGTTATG GGGTATGGGAGATTGACCCACGCCACCTCACCTTCATCAAGGAGCTGGGCAACGGGCAGTTTGGAGTGGTGAAGTATGGGAAGTGGCAGGGCCAGCATGACGTGGCCATcaagatgatcaaggagggctcCATGTCTGAAGACGACTTCATAGAGGAGGCCAAAGTCATGAT GAAGCTCCGCCATGAGAACTTGGTTCAGCTGTACGGCGTGTGCACCAAACAAAGGCCCATCTACATTGTCACAGAGTTCCTCTCCAACGGCTGCCTACTCAGCTATCTGCGGGAAGGCCTGAAGCAGCATCCATCCCCCATCCAGCTCCTGGAAATGTGTAAAGACGTCACAGAGGGCATGGCCTACCTGGAGGCTCAGCAGTACATCCACAGAGACCTG GCTGCAAGAAACTGCTTGGTAGATACCAATGGGACCATTAAAGTCACTGACTTTGGACTGTCGAG GTATGTCCTGGATGATGAGTACACCAGCTCTGCAGGCTCCAAGTTCCCAGTGCGCTGGTCTCCTCCTGAGGTCCTGCTCTACTGTAAATTCAGCAGCAAGTCAGACATCTGGGCTTATG GGGTCTTAATGTGGGAGGTCTACACCTTAGGGAGGCTTCCCTACGAACGGTTAAACAACAATGAGATAGTGGAACAGGTGTCCAGAGGCCATCGCCTCTATCGCCCCCAGTTGGCCAACGACAGAGTCTACACCATCATGACCAGCTGTTGGCTGGAT
- the btk gene encoding tyrosine-protein kinase BTK isoform X2 — protein MSDNLLEEIFIKRSQQKKKTSPLNFKERLFILTQDKIAYYDYDLDKGKKKGLKGTVCIDKIKCVGTVQPEPSAPAERQYPFQIIYDEGPLYIFAKSDEVRKQWIHKLKHVVRFNKDLMQKYHPCFWMDGMWQCCQQEVKQAMGCRVLENKNVGVSKGSRRQSRKPLPPTPEEEKPLRPLPPQPPEEPALTTGMTVVAEYEYTPSTPQDLELRKDEEYIILEMSDSNWWRARDKYGKEGYIPSNYVVEAGNELEKFDWYCKSMNRSQAEELLKTENKDGGFLVRDSSKAGKYTVSVFTKGGETAGNCRHYNICTTQQGQFYLAEKHNFSSIPDLINYHQHNAAGMVSRLKYIVSSCAKNAPSTAGLGYGVWEIDPRHLTFIKELGNGQFGVVKYGKWQGQHDVAIKMIKEGSMSEDDFIEEAKVMMKLRHENLVQLYGVCTKQRPIYIVTEFLSNGCLLSYLREGLKQHPSPIQLLEMCKDVTEGMAYLEAQQYIHRDLAARNCLVDTNGTIKVTDFGLSRYVLDDEYTSSAGSKFPVRWSPPEVLLYCKFSSKSDIWAYGVLMWEVYTLGRLPYERLNNNEIVEQVSRGHRLYRPQLANDRVYTIMTSCWLDADERPTFQELSVTVQDLLYELQ, from the exons ATGTCAGACAATCTCTTGGAAGAGATCTTTATAAAACGCTCCCAGCAGAAGAAGAAGACCTCCCCTTTAAACTTCAAAGAGAGGCTATTCATCCTCACACAGGACAAGATCGCCTACTACGACTATGATCTGGACAAAGGG AAAAAGAAGGGGTTGAAAGGCACCGTGTGCATCGATAAGATCAAGTGTGTGGGGACAGTACAGCCGGAGCCCAGTGCCCCCGCGGAGCGCCAGTACCCGTTCCAG ATAATCTACGATGAGGGCCCACTTTACATATTCGCCAAGAGCGACGAGGTCCGAAAGCAGTGGATCCACAAGCTGAAGCATG TGGTGCGTTTCAACAAGGACCTGATGCAGAAGTACCACCCATGCTTCTGGATGGATGGCATGTGGCAGTGCTGCCAGCAGGAAGTCAAACAAGCCATGGGCTGCAGGGTGCTGGAGAACAAGAATGTAG GGGTTTCAAAGGGGTCTCGGAGGCAATCCAGAAAACCCCTTCCACCTACGCCAGAAGAG GAGAAACCTTTGAGGCCTTTACCTCCACAGCCTCCCGAGGAGCCTGCGCTCACCACAGGCATGACAGTGGTCGCTGAGTACGAGTACACACCCTCCACGCCCCAGGATCTGGAGCTGAGGAAGGATGAGGAGTACATAATTCTGGAGATGTCTGACTCCAACTGGTGGAGGGCCAGGGACAAATATgg CAAGGAGGGATACATTCCCAGTAATTACGTTGTGGAGGCTGGAAATGAACTGGAAAAGTTTGA CTGGTACTGCAAGAGCATGAACCGTAGCCAGGCAGAGGAGCTGTTGAAGACAGAG AACAAAGATGGTGGTTTCTTAGTACGAGACTCAAGCAAAGCTGGGAAGTACACCGTTTCTGTGTTCACCAAGGGCGG GGAGACTGCGGGTAACTGCAGACACTACAACATCTGCACGACCCAACAAGGCCAGTTCTACTTGGCAGAGAAGCACAATTTCAGCAGCATCCCAGACCTCATTAACTACCACCAGCACAATGCAGCAG GTATGGTCAGCAGGCTGAAATACATTGTGTCAAGTTGTGCAAAAAATGCCCCTTCCACAGCAGGGCTTGGTTATG GGGTATGGGAGATTGACCCACGCCACCTCACCTTCATCAAGGAGCTGGGCAACGGGCAGTTTGGAGTGGTGAAGTATGGGAAGTGGCAGGGCCAGCATGACGTGGCCATcaagatgatcaaggagggctcCATGTCTGAAGACGACTTCATAGAGGAGGCCAAAGTCATGAT GAAGCTCCGCCATGAGAACTTGGTTCAGCTGTACGGCGTGTGCACCAAACAAAGGCCCATCTACATTGTCACAGAGTTCCTCTCCAACGGCTGCCTACTCAGCTATCTGCGGGAAGGCCTGAAGCAGCATCCATCCCCCATCCAGCTCCTGGAAATGTGTAAAGACGTCACAGAGGGCATGGCCTACCTGGAGGCTCAGCAGTACATCCACAGAGACCTG GCTGCAAGAAACTGCTTGGTAGATACCAATGGGACCATTAAAGTCACTGACTTTGGACTGTCGAG GTATGTCCTGGATGATGAGTACACCAGCTCTGCAGGCTCCAAGTTCCCAGTGCGCTGGTCTCCTCCTGAGGTCCTGCTCTACTGTAAATTCAGCAGCAAGTCAGACATCTGGGCTTATG GGGTCTTAATGTGGGAGGTCTACACCTTAGGGAGGCTTCCCTACGAACGGTTAAACAACAATGAGATAGTGGAACAGGTGTCCAGAGGCCATCGCCTCTATCGCCCCCAGTTGGCCAACGACAGAGTCTACACCATCATGACCAGCTGTTGGCTGGAT